Within the Streptomyces sp. YIM 121038 genome, the region GCCAAGGCCGTGGCGCAGCGAGTGATCGGCGACGCCGGCCAGTTCCAGTGCTTCGACAAGATCGTCTCCCACGAGAGCGGCTGGAACGTCACCGCCACGAACTCCTCGTCCGGCGCGTACGGCCTGGTCCAGGCCCTGCCCGGCTCGAAGATGGCCTCGGCGGGCGCCGACTGGAAGACCAACGCCGAGACCCAGATCAAGTGGGGCCACTCCTACATGAACGAGCGCTACGGCAGCCCGTGCGCGGCGTGGAACCACTGGCAGGCCAACGGCTGGTACTGAGCCTGGCCCCTGGGCCTTGGACAGTGAGGGCGGTCACCCCCGGCGGGGTGGCCGCCCTTTTCGCGCTGCGCGCTCGTCCTCAAACGCCGGACGGGCTGGATGGTGCCGGTGCGGGCCGGATCTTGTCTGCGGGCCCCGCCCACAGACCCGCGGGCGGGGCCCGCAGACAAGATCCGGCCGCCGGAGACCTCTCAGCCCGTCCGGCGTTTGAGGACGAGGCGCGGAGCGCCGATACGGGGGGTCCAGGGGGGCGGAGCCCCCCTGGCGGCTACAGCCGCTGCAAGATCGTGGCGGTGGCCACCGCACCCCCGGCACACATCGTCACCAGGGCGAACTCCTTGTCGCGCCGCTCCAGCTCATGCAGGGCCGAGGTCAGCAACCGCGCCCCGGTCGCGCCCACGGGATGCCCGAGCGCGATCGCGCCCCCGTTCACGTTCACCTTCTCCAGGTCCTGCTCGAAGACCCGCGCCCAGCTGAGCACGACCGAGGCGAAGGCCTCGTTGATCTCGACGAGGTCGATGTCCCGCAGGGACATCCCGGCCTTGCCGAGCACGGCCCGGGTCGCGTCGACGGGCCCGTCGAGGTGGAAGTGCGGGTCGGCCCCCACGAGGGCCTGCGCGACGATCCGCGCGCGCGGCCTGAGCTTGAGGGCGCGCGCCATCCGCTTGGAGGCCCACAGCAGGGCCGCGGCCCCGTCGGAGATCTGGGAGGAGTTGCCCGCGGTGTGCACGGCGCTCGGCATGACCGGCTTGAGCCCGGCAAGGGCGTCGAGGGACGTGTCGCGCAGCCCCTCGTCCCGGTGCACGAGCCGCCACATCCCCTGCCCGGCGGCCTGCTCCTCCTCGGTGGTGGGCACCTGGACCGCGAAGGTCTCCCGCTTGAAGCGCTCCTCGGCCCAGGCGGCGGCCGCCCGCTCCTGGGAGAGCAGCCCGAGGGCGTCCGCGTCCCGCCGGGTGAGCCCGCGCCTGCGCGCGATCCGCTCGGCGGCCTCGAACTGGTTGGGCAGGTCGACGTTCCACTCGTCGGGGAAGGGCTTGCCCGGACCGTGCTTGCTGCCGGACCCCAGCGGCACCCGGGACATGGACTCGACGCCGCAGCTGATGCCGATGTCGATCACGCCCGCCGCGACCATGTTGGCCACCATGTGACTGGCCTGCTGCGAGGAGCCGCACTGGCAGTCGACGGTCGTCGCGGCCGTCTCGTAGGGCAGGCCCATGGTGAGCCAGGCCGTGCGCGCCGGATTCATGGACTGCTCGCCCGCGTGCGTGACGGTGCCGCCGACGATCTGCTCGACGCAGTCGGCGTGGATGCCGGTCCGCCCGAGGAGCTCGCGGTAGGTCTCGCCGAGGAGGTAGGCGGGATGGAGGTTGGCGAGGGCTCCTCCGCGCTTGCCGATCGGGGTGCGTACGGCTTCGACGATGACAGGTTCGGCGGCCACGATCTCGTCCTCTCCTCCGGATGCCGCGGGGCGTCCCGGCGCCCCGCCCGCGTAGCACGCGAGAACTGGTACGCGTTCTAGTTCCGGTCAGCAGTCTGCTGAGCCCCACCCCTCTCCCGCAAGGGTCGTGCACACACCCGGGCCCGCCGCGCGCGCAACGAACCGCCCCGCGAGCCTTGCGACTTGTAGAACCGGTTATTACCTTTCGAGCCATCTCCTGATGGATCGTCAGACCACGGGCGGCCGCACACCGGCCGCCCGACCACCCCGGTGCCGAACGCCTGGAGCCCCCGATGCCCTGTCCCGCGCTGCCCGACGGGTTCGACTTCACCGACCCGGACGTCCTCCAAGACCGCGTGCCCTTCCCGGAGTTCGCGCGCCTTCGGCAGGTGGAGCCGGTGCGCTGGGTGGCGCAGCGGCGCGGGATCTCCGGCTACGACGACACGGGCTACTGGGCCGTGACCCGGCACGCCGACGTCAAGCACGTCTCCACCCACCCCGAGCTGTTCTCCTCGAACCTCAACACCGCGATCATCCGCTTCAACGAGACGATCAGCCGCGACCAGATCGAGGTCCAGAAGCTGATCATGCTCAACATGGACCCGCCCGAGCACACCCGGGTCCGCCAGATCGTCCAGCGCGGCTTCACGCCCCGCGCCGTCCGCTCCCTGGAGGACGCCCTGCGGGCGCGCGCGCACGGGATCGTCCGCGCCGCCCTGGAGACCGCGGGGACCGACGGCGACTTCGACTTCGTCACCCAGGTCGCCTGCGAGCTGCCCCTGCAAGCCATCGCCGAGCTCATCGGCGTCCCCCAGGAGGACCGCTCCAAGATCTTCGACTGGTCCAACAAGATGGCGGGGTACGACGACCCGGAGTACGCGATCACCGAGGAGGTCGGCACCGAGGCCGCCATGGAGATCGTCTCGTACGCGATGAACCTCGCCGTCGCGCGCAAGGAGTGCCCGGCCGGGGACATCGTCAGCCAGCTGGTCGCCGCGGAGGACGAGGGGAACCTCTCCTCCGACGAGTTCGGGTTCTTCGTGATCCTGCTCGCCGTCGCGGGCAACGAGACCACGCGCAACGCCATCACCCACGGCATGCACGCCTTCCTCACCCACCCCGGCCAGTGGGACCTCTTCAAGCGGGAGCGGCCGGTGACCGCCGCCGAGGAGATCGTGCGCTGGGCCACGCCCGTGGTCTCCTTCCAGCGCACGGCCACCGAGGACACCGAGCTGGGCGGCGCCGCGATCAAGCGGGGCGACCGCGTCGGCGTCTTCTACTCCTCCGCCAACCACGACCCCGAGGTCTTCGCGGACCCCGAGGCGTTCGACATCACCCGGGACCCGAACCCCCACCTCGGCTTCGGCGGCGGCGGACCGCACTTCTGCCTCGGCAAGTCCCTCGCGGTCCTGGAGATCAACCTCATCTTCGACGCCGTCGCCGAGGCGATGCCCGACCTGCGCCTGACGGGCGACCCGCGACGCCTCCGCTCGGCCTGGCTCAACGGCGTCAAGGAGCTCCGGGTCAGCACCCGCTGACCGGGCCCCACGGGAGGCAGGGGCCCATCCCCTACGCTCCGCCCCTGCCTCCCCTGGCCGGATCCCGCGCCCCGCGCGAACCGCGCATCACGCGCGTACCACCCCGAACCACCCGAGTCATTCCGCCATATGTTCACTTGATCGGCAGAACGCGCCAACGTTTTCGTCATCCGGAGCGTCTTGGGGGGTGAACGCCGCCCCTTCACCAGCGTCAAGTCTTCGAACGGAAACGGTGACCGTGGTCTCTGCCGACCTCTCGATCGTTCCCACCGGCAGCTCACCCACCGACCGGAAGAATCCCTTCCGAGTCGTCCGTTCCTTCTACCGGCGCCACCGCGTCCCCGTCCTCGCCACCGCCCCCACGCTCCCGCTGTACGCGATCTGGGCCGCGTTCCTCGCCACCGGCGGCGGCGACCTCGCCGCGCAGCAGGCCTGGGCCCGCTTCGCGGACGACCACGGCACGGCCGCGTACAGCCTGTTCTGGTACGGCGGCATGCACACCGCCAACTACAGCGTGATCTCGCCGTACTTGATGGCCGCGCTCGGCGTGAAGACCGTCACCGTGCTCTCCGGGGTCGCCGGCGCCTGGCTGGTCGCCAAGCTCATCGAGCGCGCCGGGGTGGGCCGCCCGGTCGCCCCCGCCGTGCTCGCCTCGCTCGCCGTGTGGTGCAACGTCGCCTCCGGGCGCACCACGTTCGCGCTCGGCCTCGCCTTCGGGCTCGGCGCCGTCCTCGCCCTGCTCGGCACCCGGCGCCCGGCCGTCGCGGCCCTGTGCGCGGCGCTCGCCACCATGGCGTCACCGGTGGCGGGCCTGTTCCTGCTGGTGGCGGGCGCGGGCTACTTCTTCGTACGGGACTGGGGCCGGGCCCTGGCCCTGCTGCTGCCACCCGTCGCGGTCGTGGGCACCACGACCGTGCTGTTCCCCTTCAAGGGCGAGCACCTGATGTGGGCGGACCGGATCTTCCCGCCGGTGCTCTTCAGCCTCGTCCTGATCGTCGCGGGGCCGCGCGAGTGGCGGGTGCTGCGCTGGGGCGCGGGCGTGTACGCGGCCGGGACCGTCCTGACGTACCTCATCCCCTCGCCGATCGGCACGAACGTCGAGCGGCTCGCCGAGCTGGTCGCGCCCGCGCTGCTGCTCGCCGCCCTGCTGACCCCGGCGCTCCCGGTGCTGCGCCGGGTCGCGCTGGTCGCGGCGCTCGTCGCGTCGACGGCGTGGGTGGCGCAGAAGACCGTCGACGACCTGGAGGTGTCGACGGTGGTCCCGGCGTGGGCCACCGACACGCACGGCGTGGTGAGCGCCCTGCAGCGGCTCGGCGCCGACCGGGGCCGGGTCGAGGTGGTCCCGGCCCGCAACCACCGCGAGGCCACCGCGCTCGCCCCGTACGTGAACATGGCGCGCGGCTGGAACCGCCAGCTCGACATCGAGCGCGGCCGCCTCTTCTACGACGGCTCGTTCTCCGCCACCACCTACCGGGCCTGGCTCGACAAGTGGGCGGTGGGCTTCGTGGTCCTGCCCTCCGGGCGCCCGGACGGCCCCGCCCTGGACGAGGCCGCCCTCGTCAGGAGCCGCCCCGCGTGGCTGGAGCCGGTGTGGAAGGGCAGGCACTGGCAGGTCTTCCGGGTGCGCAACGCCGTCCCGATGGTGTCGGCCCCCGCCTCCGTGGTCCGCTCCACCAGTACGGACGTGGTGGTGCGGGTGCCGGAGCGGGGGCCGGTGACGGTGCGGATCGTGTACTCGCCGTGGCTGCGGGCCGAGGGCGCGTGCCTGGCCGAGGAGGGCGACTTCACCCGGCTCACGGTGCCCGCGCCCGGCACCTACACGATCAGCTCGGGGTACGGCCGCCCGGCGCGTCCCGCGCGCTGCTGACGGGTTCCGATCCGCCCGGCGGCCCGTCCCCGCTCCCCGCGGGCCCGGCGGCCTCGGCCTCCTCGGGCGCTGACTCGGTCAGGCGGTCCGGCGCCGCGGCCCGTGCGGGCGGGCCCGCCGTCGCGGGCTGCGGGATCCCGGGCCCGGGTCTCGGCGAACCGAGCTTCAGGACCTCCTTCACCCGCGGCCCCTGGAGCAGATAGGTCAGGCCGAAGCCCGCGCCGACGACCGCCGCGCCGCCCACCGCGTCGAGCACCCAGTGGTTGCCGGTGCCGACGATCGCGCACACCGTGAAGAACGGGTGCAGCAGGCCGAGGGCCTTCATCCACCACTTCGGGGCGAGGATCGCGATGGTCAGACCGCACCACAGGGACCAGCCGAAGTGCAGCGAGGGCATCGCCGCGTACTGGTTGGTGAGCTTCGTCAGCGTGCCGTAGTCCGGCTGCGAGAAGTCCTGCGGGCCGTGGATGGTGTCGATGAAGCCGAGGTCCTCCATCAGCCGCGGCGGCGCGAGCGGGTAGCCCCAGAAGCCGACGAGCGCGAGCAGCGTGGCGAAGCCCAGCGCGGAGCGCGCCCAGCGGTACTGGGCGGGGCGCCGCAGGTACAGGATCGCGAGGACGCTCAGCGGCACCACGAAGTGGAACGACGTGTAGTAGAAGTTGAAGAAGCTCTCCATCCACGGCGTCCGTGCCGTCAGATGGTTGAACCAGTGCTCGATGTCGATGTGCAGGAACTGCTCGATGGAGTGGATCTGCTCGCCGTGCGCCTCGGCCCGCTCGCGGCCGCCGGAGATGGTGCCGCCGGTCGCGGCCAGGCGGGTCTGCTGGTAGGCGGAGTAGCCGACGCGGATCAGGAGCAGTTCGAGCAGCAGGTTCGGCCGGGTGAGCACGCGCCGCCAGAACGGGAACAGCGGCACCCACTTCCACCGCGCCGGTACGGGATCGGCGTACGAGGTGGGGATCGGCTTCTGGTACTCCGGCGCGGTCCGGGACAGGAACGGCACGATCAGCGCGGAGGCGAGCGCGGCGAGCAGGACCACGTTGTCGCGCAGCGGGTCCAGGACCGACATGTTCGGGAGCATCATCTTCGACGGCAGCGTCATCACCAGGACGATGGCGATGGGCCACACGTACCGGTCGGACGCGCGCTTGCCGACCCGGCCGACCACCGCGAGCAGCAGCCACAGGAGCTGGTGCTGCCAGCTCGTCGGGGACACGGCGACGGCCACGCAGCCGGTGAGCGCGACGGCGAGCAGCAGCTGGCCGTCCTTGGCGTACCGCACGGCACGGCGCAGGCCGAGGAAGGCGACGGCGGCGCCCAGGGCCAGGAAGAGCCCGATCTCCAGCGGCCCCTGGAGGCCGAAGCGGAGCAGCGCGCCGTGCAGGGACTGGTTGGCGTTGGCGGCCGGGTTCGCGCCGAGGCCCGCGCCGGCCAGGTGGTGCACCCAGTACGTCGTCGAGTCGTGCGGCAGGGCCGCCCAGGCGACGGCGGTCAGCCCCGCGAAGGTGAGGCCGAGGGACGCGGTGGCCTTCCTGCGGCCGGTGAACCACAGCAGCGGCGCGAAGAGCAGCACGGCGGGCTGGAGCGCGGCGGCGACGCCGACCAGGATGCCGCTGGCCCGCTCGCCCCGGGCGGCGAAGCACCCGAGCAGCACGAGCAGGACCGGGATGATGCTGGTCTGCCCCAGGTGCAGCGTGTTGCGGACCGGCAGGGACAGCATGAGCAGACAGATGGCGACGGGCGCCGCGAGCAGCGAGGCGCGCCGGGAGACGGGCTGCGGCAGGGCGCGGGCGGCGACGATCCCCAGGGCGACGACGAGCCCGAGGGTGCCGAAGGTCCAGGCCCAGCCGAGCGCCTGCTCGGCGGAGCTGGCGAAGGGCTTGAGGACGAGCCCGGCGAACGGCGTGCCGGTGAACTTGTCCGCGTCGTACAGCGAGCCCTTCACGTGCAGCACGCCGTTCGGCCCGATCCAGGTCTCCAGATCGGTCAGCCGCTCGCCCTTGGGGGTGCGCAGGACGACGGCGGCCTGCCGGACCGCCAGGACGGCGGCGATCAGCCAGAGGGCGACACGGATCGCCTCGATCCGCGCCTTGGGCGGGCCGGACGTCCCCGCGCCCAAGGCGCTTCCCGGTCCCCTGTGCTCAACATTCGCCACGCCCTGTCGGCCCTCCCGCCCCATCCGTCATCCTCGATCAAAGTGCCAGGAGATCCGCGATCTCACCTGAAGAGGCTCGCACGCCCTGGGAAGAGACGCGCGCAACCCCCGCTTCACCTGGCAGCCACACCGCTTTCTACCGGCTTTCCGGCTGAGGTGGCCAACCGGGGCGGTCCCCGGGGTGCCCGCCCGGACAAGGCCCGTACCAGGCACGACGACCGCCACCCCCTCTTTCACAGAACTCTCGGCGCCCCGGGGTTCGGTTCCCGGGGCGGGACGCGACATAGATCACAAAGCCGCCATGTCCGCACTGGCCCATCTTGATCTGTTTGAGCTGCGTACACCCACTTTTACAGCCCTATGACACGAGATGACCACCCTCCGTAATGATGGTGCTTACACCTATGGTCGTCGACTTGTGTCCTTGTCGTCGATCGAAAGGCAGGCGAGCGAGCTCTTGCCGTACGCCACCCCCGTCGCCCCGAGCAAGCAGCAGGCGCCGCCCCCCGCGGGCCCCGGCGGCGCCCCGGCCCCCGAGGCCACCGTCACCGACCCGGCGCTCGTGCGGCGCGCGGTGAAGGCGGCCGCGCTCGGCAACGCGATGGAGTGGTTCGACTTCGGCGTCTACAGCTATATCGCGGTCACCCTCGGCAAGGTCTTCTTTCCGTCGGGCAACCCGACGGCACAGCTCCTGTCCACCTTCGGCGCCTTCGCCGCGGCCTTTCTGATCCGCCCCGTCGGCGGCATGGTCTTCGGGCCCCTCGGCGACCGCGTGGGCCGCCAGAAGGTGCTGGCCCTCACCATGATCATGATGGCGGCGGGCACGTTCGCGATCGGCCTGATCCCCTCGTACGCCACGATCGGCGTCTGGGCCCCGGTCCTCCTGCTGGTCGCCCGTCTCGTGCAGGGCTTCTCCACCGGCGGCGAGTACGCGGGCGCCGCCACCTTCATCGCCGAGTACGCCCCCGACAAGCGGCGCGGCTTCCTCGGCAGCTGGCTGGAGTTCGGCACCCTCGCGGGCTACATCGGCGGTGCGGGCCTGGTCACCCTGATGACCGCGCTCCTGTCGAGCGAGGACCTGCTCTCCTGGGGCTGGCGCGTCCCGTTCCTGATCGCGGGCCCGATGGGCCTCATCGGCCTCTACCTGCGCATGCGCCTGGAGGAGACCCCGGCGTTCGCGGCCCAGCTGGAGCGGGCGCACGCCGACGAGCGCACCCGCGGCACGGCCGGCCTGCGCGAGATGGTGACCGGCCAGTGGCGCACCCTGCTCCTGTGCGTGGGCCTCGTCCTGGTCTTCAACGTCACCGACTACATGCTCCTGTCGTACATGCCGACGTACCTGACCGGCGAGCTGAAGTACGACGAGACGCACGGCCTGCTCGTGGTGCTGGCGGTGATGGCCCTGATGATGTGCGCCCAGCCGTTCGTCGGCGCGCTCACCGACCGCGTCGGCCGCCGCCCCGTCATCGCGACGGGCTGCGCCGGCTTCTTCCTGCTCTCCGTGCCCGCCCTGCTCCTGATCCGCGACGGCTCCCTGTGGGCCATCGGGCTCGGCATGGCGGCGCTCGGTCTGCTCCTGGTCTGCTTCACGGCCGCCATGCCGTCGGCCCTGCCCGCCCTCTTCCCCACGAAGGTCCGCTACGGCTCGCTGTCCATCGGCTTCAACGTCTCCGTGTCCGTCTTCGGCGGGACGACCCCCCTGGTGGTCACGGCCCTCATCGGGGCCACGGGGGACGTCATGATGCCCGCGTACTACATGATGGCCGCGGCCGTCGTGGGCGGCTTCGCCGTCTGGCGCATGACGGAGTCCGCGGGCCGTCCCCTGCCGGGGTCACCGCCCGCGGTCGAGCCGGGGGCCTGAGCCGGGCCCGGCACCGAGGGCGAGCACGGCAGATCAAGCCCGTCCGGCGTTCGAGGACGAGGCCGAAGGCCGATGGGCCGGGGGTCCGGGGGCGGAGCCCCTGGTTTCGGGAAGGGGCGGGTGTGGGGAGAGCCCTGCAGGGCCCCCACCGCCGCCACCCCAAGGAGTCCCATGACCACCGAGTCCACCTGGGCCGCCGTCGACACCTACTTCACGGACCTCCTCGTACCCGAGGACGAGGCCCTCGCCCACGCCCGCCGCGCAGGCGACGCCGCGGGGCTGCCCCCGATCAGCGTCACCCCCACGCAGGGCAAGCTCCTGCACCTCCTGGCCCGGCTCGTCCCGGCCCACCGGATCCTGGAGGTCGGCACCCTCGCCGCCTACAGCACCATCTGGCTGGCCCGGGCCCTGCCCGACGACGGCCGCCTGATCACCCTGGAGTTCGCACCGGCCCACGCGGCCGTGGCCCGCGCCAACCTCGCCCACGCGGGCCTCGACAAGGTCGCCGAGGTGCGCACGGGCCCCGCCCTGGACTCCCTGGCCGCGCTGCACGCCGAGGGCACCGCCCCCTTCGACCTGGTCTTCATCGACGCGGACAAGGCGAACAACGCGCGCTATCTGGAGTGGTCCCTGAAGCTGACCCGGCCCGGCGGCCTGATCGTCCTGGACAACGTGGTCCGCAGCGGCGAGGTCGCCGACGCCGCCTCGGACGACCCGGCGATCCTCGGCACCCGCGAGGCCCTGGAGCTCATCGCGAGCCACCCGGACCTCGACGGCACGGCGGTGCAGACGGTCGGCGCCAAGGGCTACGACGGCTTCGCCCTCGCCCGGGTGCGGGCCTGACCCACGGCGGACCGGGGCTCGGCCCCCGCACCCGCTCCTCGTCCTCACCCCTCGTGGTAGAAGCCCACGTTCACGCTCCGCGGCCCCGAGCGGTCCTGCACCACGATCTCCCCGGAGCCGCCCCGCGGCAGCGGCGCCGCCCCTCCGTAGGCGAGCGGCGTCGCCGTCCCGTGGGCGAGGAGGCGGACCTCGGACGCCGGGTTCGGCTGGGAGCCGCGCAGCCACGTGACGGTCCAGACGCCGTCGGGGCCGCAGCGGAACTCCAGGTGCGTACGGGACACGAACAGCCAGTCCTGCGGCGGCACGAGCCGGCACACGCTGCCGTCACGGCCGACCAGGAGCACCGCGCCCGGCTCGCTGGGGGCCTCCGCCATCGTCATGCCCGCGGTCGCGCCCGCGTCCGCACCCGACACCGTGGCCATCGTGAGCTCCAGCATCTCCGCACCCCCATGGTTTCGGACACTCGCGCGCATCCTAGCCTCGCCGCCGCCGATTGCCTCCGGGACCATGGATCCATGACGGAGCGGAAGCCCCCCGGGGTGAGTTTCGAGTCCTGGATCGACCGGCAGATCCGCGAGGCGGAGGAGCGCGGGGACTTCGCCGCGCTGCCCGGCCGCGGCCGGCCCCTGCCCGACGACATGACCGCGGCGTACGACGAACTGTGGTGGATCAAGCGGAAGTTGGCCCACGAGGGCGTGTCCGTCCTGTCGCCGACCCTGGCGCTGCGCAAGGAGGCGGAGGACGTCCTCGCGGCCGCCCTCGACGCCCCCTCCGAACGCGTGGCGCGGCGCCTGGTGACGGAGCTGAACGACAAGATCCGCGAGGCGCTGCGCACGCCTCCGCCGGGGCCGCCGCTGGGCCTGCGGCCGTACGACGTGGACGAGGTGGCGCGCGAGTGGCGCGAACGGCGCGCCACCTGACCCCGGCGCCCCGGTC harbors:
- a CDS encoding O-methyltransferase, whose translation is MTTESTWAAVDTYFTDLLVPEDEALAHARRAGDAAGLPPISVTPTQGKLLHLLARLVPAHRILEVGTLAAYSTIWLARALPDDGRLITLEFAPAHAAVARANLAHAGLDKVAEVRTGPALDSLAALHAEGTAPFDLVFIDADKANNARYLEWSLKLTRPGGLIVLDNVVRSGEVADAASDDPAILGTREALELIASHPDLDGTAVQTVGAKGYDGFALARVRA
- a CDS encoding steroid 3-ketoacyl-CoA thiolase, which translates into the protein MAAEPVIVEAVRTPIGKRGGALANLHPAYLLGETYRELLGRTGIHADCVEQIVGGTVTHAGEQSMNPARTAWLTMGLPYETAATTVDCQCGSSQQASHMVANMVAAGVIDIGISCGVESMSRVPLGSGSKHGPGKPFPDEWNVDLPNQFEAAERIARRRGLTRRDADALGLLSQERAAAAWAEERFKRETFAVQVPTTEEEQAAGQGMWRLVHRDEGLRDTSLDALAGLKPVMPSAVHTAGNSSQISDGAAALLWASKRMARALKLRPRARIVAQALVGADPHFHLDGPVDATRAVLGKAGMSLRDIDLVEINEAFASVVLSWARVFEQDLEKVNVNGGAIALGHPVGATGARLLTSALHELERRDKEFALVTMCAGGAVATATILQRL
- a CDS encoding cytochrome P450 gives rise to the protein MPCPALPDGFDFTDPDVLQDRVPFPEFARLRQVEPVRWVAQRRGISGYDDTGYWAVTRHADVKHVSTHPELFSSNLNTAIIRFNETISRDQIEVQKLIMLNMDPPEHTRVRQIVQRGFTPRAVRSLEDALRARAHGIVRAALETAGTDGDFDFVTQVACELPLQAIAELIGVPQEDRSKIFDWSNKMAGYDDPEYAITEEVGTEAAMEIVSYAMNLAVARKECPAGDIVSQLVAAEDEGNLSSDEFGFFVILLAVAGNETTRNAITHGMHAFLTHPGQWDLFKRERPVTAAEEIVRWATPVVSFQRTATEDTELGGAAIKRGDRVGVFYSSANHDPEVFADPEAFDITRDPNPHLGFGGGGPHFCLGKSLAVLEINLIFDAVAEAMPDLRLTGDPRRLRSAWLNGVKELRVSTR
- the proP gene encoding glycine betaine/L-proline transporter ProP translates to MSSIERQASELLPYATPVAPSKQQAPPPAGPGGAPAPEATVTDPALVRRAVKAAALGNAMEWFDFGVYSYIAVTLGKVFFPSGNPTAQLLSTFGAFAAAFLIRPVGGMVFGPLGDRVGRQKVLALTMIMMAAGTFAIGLIPSYATIGVWAPVLLLVARLVQGFSTGGEYAGAATFIAEYAPDKRRGFLGSWLEFGTLAGYIGGAGLVTLMTALLSSEDLLSWGWRVPFLIAGPMGLIGLYLRMRLEETPAFAAQLERAHADERTRGTAGLREMVTGQWRTLLLCVGLVLVFNVTDYMLLSYMPTYLTGELKYDETHGLLVVLAVMALMMCAQPFVGALTDRVGRRPVIATGCAGFFLLSVPALLLIRDGSLWAIGLGMAALGLLLVCFTAAMPSALPALFPTKVRYGSLSIGFNVSVSVFGGTTPLVVTALIGATGDVMMPAYYMMAAAVVGGFAVWRMTESAGRPLPGSPPAVEPGA
- a CDS encoding bifunctional glycosyltransferase 87/phosphatase PAP2 family protein, with product MANVEHRGPGSALGAGTSGPPKARIEAIRVALWLIAAVLAVRQAAVVLRTPKGERLTDLETWIGPNGVLHVKGSLYDADKFTGTPFAGLVLKPFASSAEQALGWAWTFGTLGLVVALGIVAARALPQPVSRRASLLAAPVAICLLMLSLPVRNTLHLGQTSIIPVLLVLLGCFAARGERASGILVGVAAALQPAVLLFAPLLWFTGRRKATASLGLTFAGLTAVAWAALPHDSTTYWVHHLAGAGLGANPAANANQSLHGALLRFGLQGPLEIGLFLALGAAVAFLGLRRAVRYAKDGQLLLAVALTGCVAVAVSPTSWQHQLLWLLLAVVGRVGKRASDRYVWPIAIVLVMTLPSKMMLPNMSVLDPLRDNVVLLAALASALIVPFLSRTAPEYQKPIPTSYADPVPARWKWVPLFPFWRRVLTRPNLLLELLLIRVGYSAYQQTRLAATGGTISGGRERAEAHGEQIHSIEQFLHIDIEHWFNHLTARTPWMESFFNFYYTSFHFVVPLSVLAILYLRRPAQYRWARSALGFATLLALVGFWGYPLAPPRLMEDLGFIDTIHGPQDFSQPDYGTLTKLTNQYAAMPSLHFGWSLWCGLTIAILAPKWWMKALGLLHPFFTVCAIVGTGNHWVLDAVGGAAVVGAGFGLTYLLQGPRVKEVLKLGSPRPGPGIPQPATAGPPARAAAPDRLTESAPEEAEAAGPAGSGDGPPGGSEPVSSARDAPGGRTPS
- a CDS encoding transglycosylase SLT domain-containing protein, translating into MSVTLLRRITPKKALVGGALAAAATGMVFAAAPAQAAPASDSAKAVAQRVIGDAGQFQCFDKIVSHESGWNVTATNSSSGAYGLVQALPGSKMASAGADWKTNAETQIKWGHSYMNERYGSPCAAWNHWQANGWY
- a CDS encoding M20 family dipeptidase, whose protein sequence is MLELTMATVSGADAGATAGMTMAEAPSEPGAVLLVGRDGSVCRLVPPQDWLFVSRTHLEFRCGPDGVWTVTWLRGSQPNPASEVRLLAHGTATPLAYGGAAPLPRGGSGEIVVQDRSGPRSVNVGFYHEG
- a CDS encoding DUF1992 domain-containing protein, producing MTERKPPGVSFESWIDRQIREAEERGDFAALPGRGRPLPDDMTAAYDELWWIKRKLAHEGVSVLSPTLALRKEAEDVLAAALDAPSERVARRLVTELNDKIREALRTPPPGPPLGLRPYDVDEVAREWRERRAT